A stretch of DNA from Arachis hypogaea cultivar Tifrunner chromosome 19, arahy.Tifrunner.gnm2.J5K5, whole genome shotgun sequence:
CCCTTTTACAAAATAAACACTAATAGAAAcagaaattttcaataattcaGATGAAATTTATCGGAAACCTGTAGAGCACTAAACATCCTCCCAGGACCCTTTGGGCGTTTGTAACCATATTTAACATAAACAGGTTATGCTGCTCAATTTTCCCTCATAATCTAACTCAACCTTTTTTTGTGCTCTTGAAAGAAATCTAACCTATGAATTAATCACAAAAATGCGGACCAAAATTTAACAGGACCATGGTCATCGGTGTATAAAAATGACAATAACTCCAAGACAAAATAATGTGCTTGTAAGCCATCATACACTTTATCCTTCATTGTCCAAAATTCCAGCCATGGGCACCTCAATCTTAATCTGGTCATCATCATCTCCATCGCTCATTGCCGTGCCCTTCTTGAAATAATCAACTTTGAAGTCATAATCATCATCCATGGCATCAGAGGTGCCTTTGTTAGCctttttcctcctcttcttctctgCTCTCTGAAGTTTTGTATTAAGCATGCCCTCTGCTCCATATAATTTCTCATTCTGTCTATCAGCAGCAGATTTTCCCTTGTTCTTGTTACCATCTTCTTGACATTCCATTGTTTCATCGACATCATTCCCAGAAGGGTTTTCAGGTTCCTGTTCAACTTGATTTGACGGTTCAGGTGCCATACCATCCTAATATGCGTAAATgtgaaggataactaagtgaTTTGATCAatcatattgaaaaaaaaatatcttaaccATAAAACCAAGAGGAATGTAAACCAACCATCGAGCTCCCTTCAAAAGCATCACGAAGTaaccattttcaattactttaccattttgaaaatagtaaaagcaATATTGGAAGAATAGTTTTATCCTTCTTGTGTAAATGAATTGAAAATAATGGAGCAGATTGATTGGGAAACAAATTCTGAAAGTGACATACCTCTGGCGTACTCTCATTGAATTTAAGAGGTCCACTTGAAGGAACTTCTACAGGATTGAAGTCATCAGCAGATTTAAGGCTTCCAATGAATGAAGTTTCACTGCTGTAGACTTCATCAATATTAAACTCTTTCGCAAACTCGGAAACTATTGTGGCTTCTGAAACTTCTCCTTCGTCCCTAACCGGGGGCATGGTATAGTATGGAATTTTCCCTGAAAAATACAAGTAGATATTTCTTATAATTTGGTTTATACTTTATACCAGTTGTTTCCAAATGTTTAAGTTCATTATGACGCatattttcattatcctttgttcGGCGCGTCTGGTGTGCGTGTGGAAGCACCATATATGCATACCTTCATTCCAGTCTCGGAGAATGATTCTGGCAGCAGCTTCAACATCTGCTACTCCACCCTTCTTAAGCTTGCCCCTAACTGCAGCAACCTTCTGTAAGAAATCATCTACAGAATCAAAGCTTGGAATCTTGTAAAGAGTTACCATCAGTCTGGCGGGACAGCGATTGAGAATTTCCTTCACTGTAAAAAGAGAACTCTGAATTAGTATCCCTGCTTGAAATTTGGAAGGTAACCTGGGCACACAACCTGAAGGATGTTGATGAATGATAACAGAAATTTTATCATACTTATATGTTATCTTTTTAGTACAAAGCACCTATTTTCAGTTCTGAAAATAGTGTATACTTTTCCATGCGATCACACATGGAGCACTTGAAAAATTTCACGGTTATGCCTTTCCAACGTCAATATTGGGATTTTCTTTGATGGGGTCTGAGTCTATAAAACAGATTATTCGATGAAACTATGCCAGAGAGATTAAAGtagaagataaattaaaaaaaaaacagtattCTGAACCTTTTAGTACCAAAGTAGGTTCAAGAACAGAAATAGGTTCACTAAGACAAGTCTTAATACACACCAAGCATCCTCTCAACTTTGGCTCAAGCACACCAAATTCGTCAGGTCTAACTAATAGTATCGGTAGCAGATGTTTATAACTCTTATGTCTCTATCAATCAATTGAGCAAACTGGGGAAATCTTGAAAAAAGGAAAAAGCTGTTTGCATACCTGGGCTAATTGGATCATCTAACTTCTCAATTCTCTTGCAATTCCGTAGAGCTACAGAAGCATCGTTTTCTAGTGATTTAAGCATGACAACACCAGGACAGTCCAGCAACTTAATGTTTTTGTCCAATTGAACCTCTTGCATCGATCTTGTTAATCCAGGAGTAGCACCAACATTAACAACATGAGCTCTCTTCAAGCTATTAATAAGACTACTCTTGCCAACATTAGGCAGCCCAATTACACCCACTGTAATAGTCTTCTTGATCTGCCAAGGCAAAGAAGCAACAAATAAATAAGTACTACAAGTAAAGCAAACAATAAAACTGACTCAGGAAGATACAAAAACCATTTAAATCTACCACAAGTTTAAAAAAGTAGCAGAAGAATTAGCAGGTAAAACACCATATCCTATAGGGAGGGAAGAGGGGATACAGGCACAAGCTATATGAAAACAGACACTGGTTAAGTTATAGAACCTCATGACTTCTTGTGTAATTCTTCAAGACTTTGATGAGTGTATCAGCTCCAAGACAATCACTTGTTTGCAAAATATTACTTGGTTTTGCTGCCTTTGATGACTTCCACCCTAATTTTGATCTCTGCTCTTGGGTGCTGCACTTGAAGGCCACAGTAGGCAGTTCTTCTCTAAGGTACTTAAGCCACTTCTCAACTGCTTCTCGGGGAACAAGATCTGAGATAATATGGTGGTTGACACCATGGTTAAACCACACCAAAACACCACAAATTAGCAAAGAAGCATCAGTATAACTGTTGATGGTTGGGTCCTGCTTAAAGTACAGATTCCAGTCTTACCATCAAGCTTATTGGGATTGTTTCATTTGTCGACATTTCCTAATATGAGGAGAGGAAGGTGGGAAGAAGAAAATTACCAATTTTATTCAATAGTAACACTAGGCGCTTATCCGGGCCAGCACTCATCACCATCTTTTCCATATTAGTGCAGCGAGTACCTAAAGGATCCCGGGCATCAAGGACTTCTAAAATAACATCAGAAGCTTCAACAACTTTTACCAACTCCTTGTAGAAGGGTTTATCTGCGTTATCTGTGTATGTACAGGATTATGGGCATGTCAGAATAATGAAATTTAATAAAGCAGTTAAAGACAGGAAACGAGCAAATATTAGGCTATAATACCAAATTGTTAAACAATTGCTGAGCAAAATGAAATACCTCGGTTCTTCCCAGATGCGGTACCCGTTGCCTGAGCTTGCCCTTCTGTTTCAGTCATTTGAGACACGCCATCATCTTCTAGTAAACCCAACTTCCTCTTTCGAGCCTGAACAATTGTTAACCATAGTAAGAAAGGATTATAACAAGTTCATAACAAAACATCATGAATAGtccaaatttaagaccaatttaaaAACTTTGGACAAAACACATCAGTTTTCAACTATTCGTATAAACCAAtgttcaagtaagttaaagaaaAAAACGTGTGCCTATGTCAAACATTTTTACCAACATCATTGATAAGAGTTCACCATTGAGAATATACATAAAGCCTGTAAACCGTGTTATCATCTCCAATGTTCAACTTGAGTAATATCTAGAAGAATTTCTACTTCACGACTTAAATTGTACCCAAAAAATgacaaatttaataaattaagaaaaaaaaagcgGAAATTTCATGAGGATGAGACAATCAATCGAAAGAGGGAAAATTGGGCGATACCCTCTCTTTGCGTTCAGCTTTCTTTTGCTCCAATTCTTCAATGGCACGAGCTCTTCGGGCTTCAAGGGCCTTAAGCTCTTGCTCCTTGAAAGGCCAATCATTGGGAATCCCAGGATCCTTCTCaaccttcttcttcttgttcaagccAAGCTTTTTAGCTTCCTTTGCCTTCTTCTTGTGGTGCTCCTTCACCTTCCTTATGACCTTGTACTTCTTCTTCAAAGGGATCCTCTTGCTCTTGCTCTCTGCCACAACAAAAAAGCCATaaactaaaaagaagagaaacAAAAATGGAAGTTTCAGAATCGATATAGAAGCACGGAAATCATACTCTTGCTCTTCTTCACCATTGCGTTGTTGTGTTGTGTGTTGTGTGTGTGGCCGCTTTCTGAAACTGAGAGGCAACGGAATAAAAGGGTTTATCGAGTGATGAAGGTTGGGTTTTATTCTTCTCAAAAACACAATCTCGCACTTACGTAAATTAGGGTTGTGTGTGTTTTTCAAATTgagcaaaatttgatttttaattttcttttaaagctttttggttatttaaaaagtaaaaaaaaataattttcttttagaaAATAGAAAGACTCGAATTCGCAACTATGTcctttgaattataatttattggcaaataaaaaaagttacttGATATAAAATCAACAATTTTAATAATGAAAGGGTGTTTTTTATAATAACACTtgttaaaatatatcaaaatttaattaataaaatcttttgataatatatctaaatctaattatttctattatatttttttatgagatatatttgtggcttgcatgtttaattttttttttcttaactatATAAACTATCAAAcatcattttaataatttattctacTTTAATATATAGAAAGTTAGAAACACaatttcaaggttttcatgaagAGAGATGAAATTAAATTCAAGCATCCAACACACTTAACCttagtttgataaaatttttattttttaaaagtaatttataaaagttaatttttaaaagataattttttgaaaaatgtagtatttatatttggtaaattaaattaaaaataatttttaataaatataagtaatAACAATTATGTTtagtaaaataacttttaaaatttaaaaatattataagacaTAAATTTAAgcgttaaatttaaaaattaattaatatatgagattatattagacttttaaaatttaaaaaatgcaaGCTAATTTTAAAAAACTCTATTTTAATTGCTTTCAAAAGTTATGTGATCTTTTAAAAACTGATAATACAAACATATAgtcttttttatttactaaacacaaaataagaacttatatttttaaaaagcacaaacatttatttaaaaaattttatcaaactaagtcttacattaaaaaaaatatttggagaaaagataaataaatcttttagaaaaaaaatagggtcttagaaagttaaaatattaaatttctaCATGTTTGAACATTTTTAATGttaaacataatttatttttctattttctattagaaacatgtaaattaattattataacttttttaaaaaaattttgttatcgCGGTATTCTCATCCTGAGAAACCAATTATTTGATAGTTCTTTTTTGGCAAAACTTATCAAGGACATTTCTTTTGGTAATCAAGACCTCCTTTATTTATTGTCGATGAGCCAACTCCGAGATATAACTTTTGTCCAGCTTAACCAAACTAACCCAAGTCCTTGGCcctttgtccaaaaaaaaaaaaaaccaaactaATCCAAGTCTCCAACCAAAAGAGAGAGAACAAGTAGAAGAATGCAGGGCAGCCGAGCCCAAGGTAAGATGGCTGCTTTGTTTGCCTCACTTGGAACTACATCGGATTTAAATTCTcatgaaaaaatataaaaccatgttAATAGAGTAATAATAGGGGTGGATGTCTGAGTTAGAATGTGTTGTGTaagaccaaaaaaaataaaataaaataaaagaatgcaTGCATTGTAGGTTGAAAAGATGAACGGTGTTCATTGGGAGGGTTACTGGATAGAATGGGTActtgtgttttcttttctttttgaaaaaagtatctgattttttttgtagatatttaaatttttaaaaatttaaaatatacttAAATCTCTAACTTCTTTAAAATTTGGACACATCGACCTTTGGATCTAATTTATCCTATTTTAAAAATTCTCTCATGTGTGCATCTGTATCAATCAGTTCACTACAACAAAAGTCACGTTTGATTTTTTCGTTAAATCTGACGGACCCAAGTGAATATAAGGGATCAATATGTCCATGTTTTGAAAAAGTCAggaacttaaatgtattttcaaattctcGAAAACTTAAATGTCTGcgaatcaaaagatcaaggacctttttattcttttatctttctttcttttttttgtcgaTTCTAATGGatacttgtttttgtttttgtttttttattatttcttacgGTA
This window harbors:
- the LOC112775543 gene encoding guanine nucleotide-binding protein-like NSN1 — encoded protein: MVKKSKKSKSKRIPLKKKYKVIRKVKEHHKKKAKEAKKLGLNKKKKVEKDPGIPNDWPFKEQELKALEARRARAIEELEQKKAERKERARKRKLGLLEDDGVSQMTETEGQAQATGTASGKNRDNADKPFYKELVKVVEASDVILEVLDARDPLGTRCTNMEKMVMSAGPDKRLVLLLNKIDLVPREAVEKWLKYLREELPTVAFKCSTQEQRSKLGWKSSKAAKPSNILQTSDCLGADTLIKVLKNYTRSHEIKKTITVGVIGLPNVGKSSLINSLKRAHVVNVGATPGLTRSMQEVQLDKNIKLLDCPGVVMLKSLENDASVALRNCKRIEKLDDPISPVKEILNRCPARLMVTLYKIPSFDSVDDFLQKVAAVRGKLKKGGVADVEAAARIILRDWNEGKIPYYTMPPVRDEGEVSEATIVSEFAKEFNIDEVYSSETSFIGSLKSADDFNPVEVPSSGPLKFNESTPEDGMAPEPSNQVEQEPENPSGNDVDETMECQEDGNKNKGKSAADRQNEKLYGAEGMLNTKLQRAEKKRRKKANKGTSDAMDDDYDFKVDYFKKGTAMSDGDDDDQIKIEVPMAGILDNEG